The Bifidobacterium animalis subsp. animalis ATCC 25527 genome has a segment encoding these proteins:
- the groES gene encoding co-chaperone GroES — MSFPLTPLEDKIIVKQAEAETQTASGLIIPDNAKEKPQQGEVLAVGPGRRDDKGERVPMDVKVGDKVLYSKYGGTEVHFKGEEYLIVSARDLLAVVND, encoded by the coding sequence GTGTCGTTCCCACTCACACCGTTGGAAGACAAGATCATCGTCAAGCAGGCGGAGGCCGAGACCCAGACCGCATCGGGTCTGATTATTCCGGACAACGCCAAGGAGAAGCCACAGCAGGGCGAAGTCCTCGCCGTTGGCCCAGGTCGTCGTGACGACAAGGGCGAGCGTGTTCCCATGGACGTCAAGGTCGGTGACAAGGTGCTGTACTCGAAGTACGGCGGCACCGAAGTCCACTTCAAGGGCGAGGAATACCTCATCGTCTCCGCTCG